A region from the Oceanivirga salmonicida genome encodes:
- a CDS encoding DUF5058 family protein: MKETLQVANSPIMWILSILLISVVVVQSIIFFVITKKYTRQTNILSDDEMKKALKIGVIGTIGPAAAVFAVAVALITQIGGPVTFSRVGVIGSAAFEIVSAKIGSSGTLGTEDFAKPMLSAATWVMAIGGSGWLIMVLICARYIDKIQAKMKKSNPLNIMYMASFAPFAIFFSLSYNEVEKDITKNNSFKNLVALIVGALTILSINYIVKKNNKFKWLKEWAMAFSVLFAMIFGSLINI, from the coding sequence ATGAAAGAAACTCTACAAGTAGCAAATAGTCCAATTATGTGGATATTGAGTATATTGTTGATTTCAGTAGTAGTTGTTCAAAGTATTATTTTCTTTGTTATTACAAAAAAATATACAAGGCAAACTAATATTTTGAGTGATGATGAAATGAAAAAAGCTTTGAAAATAGGTGTTATAGGGACAATAGGACCTGCGGCAGCAGTATTTGCAGTTGCCGTAGCATTAATAACACAAATCGGAGGACCTGTTACATTTTCTAGGGTGGGAGTTATAGGTTCGGCAGCATTTGAAATTGTATCAGCAAAAATAGGAAGTAGCGGAACTTTGGGAACGGAGGATTTTGCTAAACCAATGCTTTCTGCTGCAACTTGGGTTATGGCCATAGGAGGATCAGGTTGGCTTATTATGGTACTTATATGTGCAAGATATATAGATAAAATACAAGCTAAAATGAAAAAATCTAATCCTTTAAATATAATGTATATGGCAAGTTTTGCACCCTTTGCAATCTTTTTTTCACTTTCATATAATGAAGTTGAAAAAGATATAACTAAAAATAATTCTTTTAAAAATTTAGTAGCACTTATTGTTGGGGCCTTAACTATTTTATCAATTAATTACATAGTTAAAAAAAATAATAAATTTAAATGGTTAAAAGAATGGGCTATGGCTTTTTCGGTTTTATTTGCGATGATTTTTGGAAGTTTAATTAATATTTAA